The following coding sequences lie in one Streptococcus suis genomic window:
- a CDS encoding sugar ABC transporter substrate-binding protein has protein sequence MKMKTFLKCASVCAFASFLVACGNASSSDKVEIEYFSQKPEMQATLQEIIDDFEKENPTIDVKFSNVPDAGTVLKTRMANNEAPDVINIYPQNADFKAYAADGRFLEIGDDAGLSHLKDGAVTPYLVNEKNYTLPLTANAYGIYYNKDKFKELGLEVPTTYAEFVTLVDKIKADGSAAPFALSLNDAWSLNGYHQLAWVTVAGGFDGAEDILIRSAKGAIQDDATTKAVLERLQLLTDNGQKGATGALYADAVAAFAAGDALMLPQGTWAATAVNQQEPEFEYGMFTFPGDKEGGDYTIGAADLALSISADTEHPEESKKFLEYLSRPEVIQKYYDVDGSPTSVEGVDTEGKFEETAGVTQYAFTDKHVVWLQSEWESEEEFWNITVEMVKNPNSAELVKKLNAFFDPMK, from the coding sequence ATGAAAATGAAAACATTTTTAAAATGTGCGTCAGTGTGTGCTTTTGCTAGCTTCTTGGTTGCTTGTGGGAATGCAAGTAGTAGCGATAAGGTAGAAATTGAATATTTCTCACAAAAACCTGAAATGCAAGCGACTCTTCAGGAAATTATTGATGATTTTGAAAAAGAAAATCCTACGATTGATGTTAAATTTTCAAATGTACCAGATGCAGGAACTGTTCTGAAAACCCGTATGGCAAATAACGAAGCGCCAGATGTTATCAACATTTATCCACAAAATGCGGACTTCAAAGCATATGCAGCGGATGGTCGTTTCCTAGAAATTGGTGATGATGCAGGTCTTAGTCATCTAAAAGATGGTGCTGTAACGCCTTATCTTGTTAATGAAAAAAATTACACCCTTCCTTTGACAGCTAATGCTTATGGTATTTACTATAATAAAGATAAGTTCAAAGAGTTGGGTCTCGAAGTTCCAACTACCTATGCAGAATTTGTGACTTTGGTAGACAAAATCAAGGCTGATGGCAGTGCAGCACCGTTTGCTCTTTCATTGAACGATGCTTGGTCATTGAACGGCTACCATCAGTTAGCTTGGGTAACTGTTGCGGGTGGTTTTGATGGTGCTGAAGACATTCTAATCCGCAGTGCAAAGGGAGCAATTCAAGATGATGCTACAACAAAAGCTGTCTTAGAACGCTTGCAACTGTTGACAGATAATGGACAAAAAGGTGCGACAGGCGCGCTCTATGCAGATGCAGTGGCAGCTTTTGCGGCAGGAGATGCTCTCATGCTTCCACAAGGTACATGGGCAGCTACAGCTGTTAACCAACAAGAACCAGAATTTGAATATGGTATGTTTACCTTCCCTGGTGATAAAGAAGGTGGCGACTACACCATCGGTGCAGCTGACCTTGCTCTCTCTATTTCCGCAGATACAGAGCACCCAGAAGAGTCTAAAAAATTCCTAGAATACCTCTCTCGTCCAGAAGTTATCCAGAAATACTACGATGTAGATGGCTCACCAACTTCAGTTGAAGGTGTAGATACAGAAGGTAAGTTTGAAGAAACTGCTGGAGTGACACAATATGCCTTCACTGACAAACACGTAGTTTGGTTGCAATCTGAATGGGAATCAGAAGAAGAGTTCTGGAATATCACTGTTGAAATGGTTAAAAATCCAAACTCAGCAGAATTAGTGAAAAAACTGAATGCATTCTTTGACCCAATGAAGTAA
- a CDS encoding cysteine desulfurase, with the protein MTRYDFTSKPNRLTHHAEKWKKVEADPELLPLWIADMDFEPLPEIRQVIRDYADHHVFGYPYASDSLYQSIIDWEDRQHGYKINRESILLIEGVVPALTVAIQSLTEEGDAVLINTPVYPPFARTVKLNNRQLVTNSLVDVDGVFRIDFDQLEKDIVENQVKLYIFCSPHNPGGRVWSKEELLAIGRLCQKHGVVLVSDEIHQDLTLYGHKHDSFNTVDESFKDFSIILSSATKTFNIAGTKNSFAIIENPSIRKTFAKRQLANNQHEVPTIGLLTTEAAFTYGDEWLTELKSILEKNIDYVEEYLTSHTRIKVMKPQGTYLIWLDFSDYQLEHDQLFELLQEQAKLILNDGLSFGKEGKHHARLNAAAPFDVIEEACQRLRNVFG; encoded by the coding sequence ATGACCAGATATGATTTTACTAGTAAGCCAAATCGCCTAACGCACCATGCTGAAAAATGGAAAAAAGTAGAAGCTGATCCTGAACTCTTACCTTTATGGATTGCAGATATGGACTTTGAGCCACTTCCAGAAATTCGCCAAGTAATCCGTGACTACGCAGATCATCACGTCTTTGGTTATCCCTATGCTAGTGACAGTCTTTATCAGTCTATTATTGACTGGGAAGATAGACAGCATGGCTACAAGATTAATAGAGAGTCCATCCTGCTCATCGAAGGTGTTGTTCCTGCCTTAACTGTGGCTATTCAATCTTTGACAGAAGAAGGGGATGCAGTCCTCATTAATACGCCAGTCTATCCACCCTTTGCACGGACTGTCAAATTAAACAATCGTCAGCTTGTTACCAATTCACTTGTAGATGTGGATGGCGTTTTTAGAATTGATTTTGACCAGCTTGAAAAGGACATTGTAGAGAATCAAGTGAAACTCTATATTTTCTGTAGTCCACACAATCCAGGTGGTAGGGTTTGGAGCAAGGAAGAACTCTTAGCTATTGGACGTCTCTGTCAGAAACATGGCGTCGTTCTTGTCTCAGATGAAATTCATCAAGATTTGACCTTATATGGTCACAAACATGATTCCTTTAATACGGTGGATGAAAGTTTCAAAGATTTTTCAATCATCTTATCATCTGCAACTAAAACATTTAACATTGCTGGAACGAAAAATAGCTTCGCTATTATTGAAAATCCAAGCATTCGCAAGACTTTTGCTAAGCGTCAATTGGCAAACAATCAGCATGAAGTTCCAACAATTGGTTTGTTAACCACAGAAGCTGCCTTCACTTATGGGGATGAGTGGTTGACAGAGTTAAAAAGTATTTTAGAAAAAAATATTGATTATGTTGAAGAGTATTTGACTTCCCATACTCGGATCAAGGTCATGAAGCCCCAGGGAACCTACCTTATCTGGCTTGATTTTTCTGACTATCAGCTGGAACATGACCAATTGTTCGAATTGTTGCAAGAACAGGCAAAATTGATTTTGAACGATGGTTTAAGCTTTGGTAAAGAGGGCAAACACCATGCGCGTCTAAATGCAGCAGCTCCATTTGATGTCATTGAAGAAGCCTGTCAACGGCTTAGAAACGTTTTTGGATAA
- a CDS encoding cystathionine gamma-synthase (catalyzes the formation of cystathionine from L-cysteine and O-succinyl-L-homoserine), with product MTDYKIDTILAHTGINSDERTGALISPIHLSTTYQHPEFGQSTGYDYTRTKNPTRASLETTLAAIEKADYALATSSGMAALVLLFNGFPVGSQVVAARDLYGGSFRWFNEQESIGRFQFTYANTEEELIAAITEETDYVYLETPTNPLMVEFDIAKVSAIAHAKGAKVIVDNTFYSPIYQNPLVLGADVVLHSATKYLSGHNDVLAGALMTNDKVLYDKLFYDQNTTGPTLSPLDAYLLMRGLKTLSLRMERATQNAQKIVAYLEKNPAVKQVFYTGKGGMISLKVVDESKIPHILNTLKIFTFAESLGGVESLITYPATQTHADIPADTRHSYGLTDDLLRLSIGIEDADDLIADLEVALEG from the coding sequence ATGACAGATTATAAGATTGATACGATTTTAGCGCATACGGGCATCAATAGCGATGAGAGAACAGGTGCCTTGATTTCCCCTATCCACCTTTCGACGACCTATCAACACCCTGAGTTTGGTCAATCGACAGGTTATGACTACACGAGAACAAAAAATCCGACACGTGCCAGTCTAGAGACGACTTTGGCAGCTATTGAAAAGGCCGACTATGCCCTAGCAACGAGCTCGGGAATGGCTGCTCTGGTCTTACTTTTTAATGGTTTTCCTGTAGGGAGTCAAGTGGTAGCGGCGCGTGATTTGTACGGTGGTTCCTTCCGCTGGTTCAATGAGCAAGAGAGTATCGGTAGATTTCAATTTACCTATGCAAACACCGAGGAGGAGCTGATTGCAGCCATCACCGAAGAGACAGACTATGTTTATCTGGAGACACCGACTAACCCACTCATGGTGGAGTTTGACATCGCTAAGGTTTCGGCTATCGCCCATGCCAAAGGTGCTAAGGTGATTGTCGATAACACTTTTTACAGCCCTATCTACCAAAATCCACTTGTTCTAGGAGCGGATGTTGTCCTACATTCAGCAACCAAGTACCTATCTGGGCATAATGATGTACTAGCTGGCGCTTTGATGACCAATGATAAAGTCTTGTACGATAAGCTATTTTATGACCAAAATACAACAGGCCCAACCCTATCGCCACTGGATGCTTATTTACTCATGCGTGGCTTGAAAACTCTTTCGCTTCGAATGGAGCGGGCGACACAAAATGCTCAGAAAATTGTTGCCTATTTGGAGAAGAATCCTGCAGTGAAGCAAGTATTTTACACAGGTAAAGGTGGGATGATTTCATTGAAGGTGGTTGATGAGAGCAAGATTCCACACATTCTAAATACCTTGAAAATCTTTACTTTTGCGGAAAGCTTGGGTGGGGTAGAAAGTTTGATTACTTATCCAGCTACCCAGACTCACGCAGACATTCCAGCTGATACCCGTCATTCATACGGTTTGACAGATGATCTGCTTCGCTTGTCTATCGGTATTGAGGATGCGGATGATTTGATTGCCGACTTGGAAGTAGCCTTGGAGGGATAA
- a CDS encoding sucrose-6-phosphate hydrolase — MQNLKKARDYVSQHHVASDTRPRFHVSPPVGWLNDPNGLSEFQGKVHLFYQYYPYDIKWGPMHWGHQVTEDMVVWKDLPVALAPDQWYDQEGCFSGSAVEHEGKHYLIYTGVRKQENSSGQIEVVQDQCLAVGDGVDYKKVNTNPVLTGNLLPDGFSREHFRDPKVWKEDGLYNLVVGNLDIDGRGQIQLFSSQNLQEWSYKGVLASNDTGEYGSMWECPDFFEIDGQSVLICSPQHMRAKDLEFHNGHNSVYFIGNYDRENHKFDKGEGKSLDYGLDFYAPQTCRLSDGRQILIGWMKSWNSISDLENLEWQAMMTLPRELSLEDGKLIQQPIRELEAYRQNKLQFSTTIDGAYQEPDLKGRFIDLQLSLTGKEWTTFQIDLACKDDLYTSFKFNRQTNTLEVDRTYSGLRLDQNCFRKVAVDLQDSITCRFILDSHSIELFINGGKQVFSMEIETPLEADGIRFQSQGTVTLSVEKYDIITK, encoded by the coding sequence ATGCAAAACTTGAAAAAGGCTAGAGATTATGTTTCCCAGCATCATGTTGCTTCGGATACAAGGCCACGATTTCATGTTAGCCCACCTGTTGGTTGGCTAAATGATCCGAATGGACTTTCAGAATTTCAAGGTAAAGTCCATCTATTTTATCAGTATTATCCTTATGATATCAAGTGGGGGCCCATGCACTGGGGACACCAAGTGACGGAAGACATGGTAGTTTGGAAAGATTTGCCCGTGGCTCTAGCACCCGACCAATGGTATGACCAGGAAGGATGCTTTTCAGGAAGTGCAGTGGAGCACGAGGGAAAACACTATCTAATTTATACAGGGGTTCGAAAACAAGAAAACAGTAGTGGGCAGATTGAAGTTGTTCAAGACCAATGTTTAGCCGTTGGAGATGGAGTTGATTATAAAAAAGTTAATACGAATCCAGTATTGACAGGAAATCTACTGCCTGACGGTTTTAGTAGAGAACATTTTCGTGATCCAAAAGTTTGGAAAGAAGATGGACTATACAATCTGGTTGTTGGAAACTTGGATATAGATGGGCGTGGTCAAATCCAACTATTTTCAAGTCAGAATTTACAAGAATGGTCCTATAAGGGAGTACTTGCGAGCAATGATACAGGAGAGTATGGTAGCATGTGGGAATGCCCGGACTTTTTTGAAATTGATGGTCAATCCGTTCTAATCTGCTCACCTCAACACATGAGAGCTAAAGACCTAGAATTCCATAATGGTCACAATTCAGTCTATTTTATTGGAAATTATGACAGAGAAAATCATAAATTTGATAAAGGTGAAGGAAAATCTCTTGATTATGGTTTGGATTTTTATGCACCACAAACGTGTCGTCTGAGTGATGGGAGACAGATTCTTATTGGATGGATGAAATCGTGGAATTCGATTTCTGATTTAGAAAATTTAGAGTGGCAGGCTATGATGACTCTTCCGAGAGAGCTTAGCTTAGAAGATGGTAAGCTCATCCAGCAACCGATTCGGGAACTAGAGGCTTATCGTCAAAATAAACTTCAATTTTCAACCACCATTGATGGAGCCTATCAAGAACCAGATTTGAAAGGTAGATTTATTGATTTACAGCTCAGTTTGACTGGTAAAGAATGGACAACATTCCAAATTGATCTAGCTTGCAAAGATGACTTATATACCAGTTTCAAATTTAATCGGCAGACTAATACGCTAGAAGTTGATCGAACCTATTCTGGACTTAGATTAGATCAGAATTGTTTCAGAAAAGTAGCGGTAGACCTCCAAGATTCAATCACCTGTCGCTTTATTTTGGATAGTCATTCCATTGAATTGTTTATCAATGGAGGGAAGCAAGTGTTTAGTATGGAAATTGAAACGCCACTTGAAGCAGATGGCATTCGTTTCCAGAGTCAAGGAACGGTCACATTATCAGTTGAAAAATACGATATTATTACCAAATGA
- a CDS encoding sugar ABC transporter substrate-binding protein: protein MKFTKFVKSASVIAFASLLAACGNGSAGSSDKVELEYFSQKPEMQATLQEIITDFEKANPNISIKFSSVPDAETILKTRMANNEEPDIINVYPVAADFEAWAKDGRFLELGEDAGVGNLKAGAAESYAVDNKIYSLPLNTNVYGIYYNKTKFKELGLDVPKTTAEFEKLVATIKEKGETPFALSLADSWSLNGFHQLAWVSAAGGYDQAQDILVRSGKGSISADNPVTQAVVKSFDLLHDNGQSGFSGAKYADAVAAFADGKALMMPQGSWAAAVINQQNADLDYGIFAFPGEKEGDDVTIGGADLALSISAKTEHPEEAKKFLAYMSSKEVMQKYYDVDGSPTSVEGVETEGKFPEIEGVAQYAFTDKQIAWLHKEWTSQNDFWTIAVETIKDPKADKLADELNAFFDPMKK, encoded by the coding sequence ATGAAATTTACAAAATTCGTTAAAAGTGCATCTGTGATTGCTTTTGCTAGTTTGCTAGCAGCATGTGGGAATGGTTCAGCGGGGTCTAGCGATAAAGTTGAACTAGAATATTTCTCGCAAAAACCAGAGATGCAAGCGACTTTGCAGGAAATAATTACTGATTTTGAAAAAGCTAATCCGAATATTAGTATTAAATTTTCAAGTGTTCCAGATGCAGAAACGATTTTAAAAACCCGTATGGCTAATAATGAAGAACCAGATATTATCAACGTTTACCCAGTTGCCGCAGATTTTGAGGCATGGGCAAAAGATGGTCGGTTCTTGGAACTTGGAGAGGATGCCGGTGTTGGAAATTTGAAAGCAGGCGCTGCGGAGAGCTATGCTGTTGATAATAAAATTTATTCACTTCCATTAAATACTAATGTTTATGGTATTTATTATAACAAGACTAAATTTAAAGAGTTAGGGTTAGATGTTCCTAAAACGACTGCTGAATTTGAGAAATTAGTAGCAACAATCAAAGAAAAAGGGGAAACACCGTTTGCATTATCATTGGCTGACTCTTGGTCACTAAATGGTTTCCATCAATTGGCATGGGTGAGCGCAGCTGGTGGTTATGATCAAGCTCAAGATATACTTGTTCGTAGTGGCAAAGGAAGTATCTCAGCTGATAACCCAGTTACTCAAGCAGTTGTTAAATCATTCGACTTATTACATGACAATGGTCAATCAGGATTTTCTGGAGCTAAGTATGCCGATGCTGTCGCAGCATTTGCAGATGGCAAAGCTCTCATGATGCCACAAGGTAGCTGGGCTGCTGCAGTCATCAATCAACAGAATGCTGATTTGGATTATGGTATCTTTGCTTTCCCTGGAGAAAAAGAAGGGGATGATGTGACTATCGGTGGTGCCGACTTAGCTTTGTCAATCAGTGCCAAGACGGAACACCCAGAAGAAGCTAAAAAGTTCCTCGCTTATATGTCTAGCAAAGAAGTCATGCAAAAATATTATGATGTAGACGGTTCGCCAACCTCTGTCGAGGGAGTTGAAACAGAAGGAAAGTTCCCAGAAATTGAAGGAGTTGCCCAATATGCCTTTACTGATAAGCAAATTGCATGGTTGCATAAAGAATGGACATCGCA
- a CDS encoding alpha-galactosidase, protein MNVIEIYNEKQIFHLKTREFSYIIQVLKTGDLVHRYFGKKIEKFSDGNKITYLDRSFSPSPITGDRTYSLDVLPLEYSSNGLGDFRTSAIDVRNEFGVTLDLKYKEYRLYKGKKELRGLPASFGNQEEVESLEIDLYDQLTDVTVTLQYSVFEEASYLARSATIQTGKYPCKLEKALSATVDFPHQDFIVHSLTGRYAYEKEWTQTPLTKGQYSIGSIRGASSHSRTPFLALASPDAGEDKGDVYSAHLVYSGNFSAFVETTAMETSRLGLGLESHYFSWQLDKDDRFQTPEVLLSYTDKGFTGMTQNSHHFITKHLIRSSFVNKPRPILINNWEATYFEFTEEKILQLAQVASRAGIELFVLDDGWFGKRNNDESSLGDWKVNLDKLPNGLNGLAERINELGMKFGLWFEPEMISIDSDLYREHPDWAIRTEGRLPVYSREQLVLDLTKQEVCDYIIDSVSSILESANISYVKWDMNRNITNIPKGLANDQRFEFHHRYMLGLYRVLDHLTKRFPDILFESCAGGGGRNDLGIMYYMPQAWASDDTDAIERLSIQEGTSLIYPPSSIGAHVSAVPNHQVGRITPLATRGNVAMMGGAFGYELDLTKLSEKELDEISQQIETYHSIRETIQFGQLYRLKKTTNTWAANYVSQDKNQAVFTFVKILAKPEAPLLHVRLKGLDPDALYECPQLGETFYGDELMNIGLTMPHVQKDYFSVQYIFNKI, encoded by the coding sequence ATGAATGTGATTGAGATTTATAATGAAAAACAGATTTTTCACCTGAAAACAAGAGAATTTTCTTATATCATTCAAGTATTAAAAACTGGTGATTTGGTTCATCGTTATTTTGGGAAAAAAATCGAAAAATTTAGCGATGGAAACAAAATAACATATTTAGATCGATCATTTTCTCCGAGTCCAATTACTGGGGATAGGACATACTCATTGGATGTCCTCCCACTCGAATATTCTAGCAATGGTCTGGGAGATTTTAGAACCTCAGCAATAGATGTTCGGAACGAATTTGGGGTTACTCTTGACCTAAAATACAAAGAGTATCGATTATACAAGGGGAAAAAAGAACTGAGGGGATTACCAGCAAGTTTTGGAAATCAAGAAGAAGTAGAGAGTCTTGAAATTGATCTTTATGATCAGTTGACAGATGTTACTGTAACACTTCAGTATTCTGTTTTTGAAGAAGCCTCCTATCTCGCACGGTCAGCTACAATTCAAACTGGCAAATATCCATGTAAACTAGAGAAGGCCTTATCTGCAACGGTAGATTTTCCACATCAAGATTTCATTGTTCACAGCTTGACTGGACGTTATGCTTATGAAAAAGAGTGGACACAGACCCCACTGACAAAAGGTCAGTATTCGATTGGTAGCATTCGAGGTGCCTCAAGTCACTCAAGAACACCTTTCTTAGCACTTGCCTCACCCGATGCAGGTGAGGACAAGGGCGATGTATATTCAGCTCACCTTGTCTATAGTGGCAACTTTTCAGCCTTTGTCGAAACGACAGCCATGGAAACCAGTCGATTGGGATTAGGATTGGAAAGTCACTATTTCTCATGGCAATTGGATAAGGATGATCGTTTTCAAACTCCAGAAGTTCTCTTATCATATACTGATAAAGGATTTACTGGCATGACACAAAATAGTCATCACTTTATTACAAAACACCTCATTCGATCATCGTTTGTAAACAAACCAAGGCCCATTTTAATCAACAACTGGGAAGCGACCTATTTTGAATTTACAGAAGAAAAGATTTTACAGTTAGCTCAGGTCGCCAGTCGAGCTGGTATTGAATTATTTGTTTTGGATGATGGTTGGTTTGGTAAACGAAACAATGATGAGAGTTCATTGGGTGACTGGAAAGTCAATTTGGATAAGTTGCCAAATGGTTTGAATGGCTTAGCAGAGCGAATAAATGAGCTTGGCATGAAATTCGGTCTGTGGTTTGAACCAGAGATGATTTCTATTGATAGCGATCTTTATCGTGAACATCCTGATTGGGCAATTCGCACAGAAGGACGCTTACCAGTTTACAGCCGAGAACAATTAGTGTTGGATTTGACCAAGCAAGAAGTCTGTGACTACATCATTGATAGCGTCTCTTCCATATTAGAATCAGCCAATATTTCTTATGTAAAATGGGATATGAACCGTAATATCACCAATATCCCTAAAGGTTTAGCAAATGACCAGCGCTTTGAGTTCCACCATCGTTACATGCTAGGTCTCTACCGTGTATTAGACCACCTTACCAAGCGGTTCCCAGATATTCTTTTTGAATCCTGCGCAGGCGGTGGAGGTCGTAATGATTTGGGAATCATGTATTACATGCCGCAAGCTTGGGCAAGTGATGATACAGATGCGATTGAGCGCTTATCTATTCAAGAAGGTACTAGTTTGATTTATCCCCCTTCCTCAATTGGCGCACACGTCTCTGCCGTTCCAAACCATCAGGTTGGTCGTATCACGCCTCTTGCTACACGAGGCAATGTGGCTATGATGGGAGGAGCATTTGGTTACGAGCTGGATTTAACGAAACTTTCGGAAAAGGAATTGGATGAAATCAGTCAGCAAATCGAAACCTATCACTCCATTCGTGAAACGATACAATTCGGTCAGCTCTACCGTCTGAAAAAGACGACCAATACCTGGGCTGCCAATTATGTTAGTCAAGATAAGAATCAAGCGGTCTTTACATTTGTAAAAATTCTTGCCAAGCCAGAAGCGCCTTTGCTTCATGTTCGGTTGAAGGGGCTAGACCCAGATGCCTTGTATGAATGCCCACAATTAGGAGAGACATTCTACGGGGATGAATTGATGAATATTGGGCTTACAATGCCACATGTTCAAAAAGATTATTTTAGTGTACAATATATTTTTAACAAAATCTAG
- a CDS encoding LacI family transcriptional regulator, whose product MKQQKVTFADIAKHTNFSKTTISRYFNNPDSLTDASKQKIERALIELGYQENKLAKVLAKGKTEFIGIIIPNLFLHFYAAILEEILATYKKNNYKFLVFIGDDNIETEREYIQELLAYNIEGLIVLSHTITSEELASYNVPVVSIERESQYISSIETDNYLGAIQATGSLIKNNCDILIHINGKLKENIPAYNRVKGFETMCQDSDVEYRIFATDLGSSYHQIQTELQHHFETIEANYQGKRKGIFFANDTYASIFVNILFQKYGHFPEDYRIVGFDDSPIASETIIPLTTIRQDLKAISHTALEVLSQQIEERKKEIISPIQHREIAPKLIKRSTTF is encoded by the coding sequence ATGAAGCAACAAAAGGTTACATTTGCGGATATTGCAAAACATACAAATTTTTCAAAGACAACCATATCACGATATTTTAATAATCCCGATTCATTAACAGATGCCAGCAAACAAAAGATTGAAAGAGCATTAATTGAACTGGGTTACCAAGAAAATAAACTGGCAAAAGTATTAGCCAAAGGTAAAACGGAGTTCATCGGTATTATCATACCAAATCTATTTCTCCACTTTTATGCGGCTATTTTAGAAGAAATATTAGCTACCTATAAAAAAAATAATTACAAATTCTTAGTTTTCATCGGTGATGACAATATTGAGACCGAACGAGAGTATATCCAAGAATTATTGGCTTATAATATCGAAGGATTGATTGTATTAAGTCATACCATTACTTCTGAAGAATTAGCCAGTTACAATGTTCCTGTGGTTTCAATTGAGCGCGAATCACAATATATTTCTAGCATTGAAACCGATAACTATCTCGGAGCCATTCAAGCTACAGGTTCTTTAATCAAGAATAACTGTGATATACTTATCCATATTAATGGAAAATTGAAAGAAAATATACCTGCCTATAATCGAGTCAAAGGTTTCGAAACAATGTGTCAGGACAGTGATGTAGAATACAGAATCTTTGCAACTGACCTAGGTAGTTCTTACCATCAGATTCAAACTGAATTACAGCACCATTTTGAGACGATTGAGGCTAACTATCAAGGTAAGCGCAAAGGAATTTTCTTTGCTAACGATACCTATGCCTCTATCTTTGTCAATATCCTATTTCAAAAATATGGTCATTTCCCTGAGGATTATCGTATCGTAGGATTTGATGATTCTCCGATTGCATCGGAAACAATTATCCCATTGACAACTATCAGACAAGATTTAAAGGCTATTTCTCACACAGCTTTAGAAGTTTTGAGCCAGCAAATAGAAGAACGAAAGAAAGAAATTATTTCGCCTATCCAACATCGCGAGATTGCTCCAAAATTGATTAAGCGCTCCACAACATTTTAA
- a CDS encoding AraC family transcriptional regulator, which produces MNILNIYNELDSHNFDLNVDHYGAEQCDKGYSFGPTIRDNFVLHFITKGRGKILVDGKTSYLSAGDLFILPKDVSIFYQADDIDPWTYIWVGFSGSRAKDLLNQSQLLENYYLHSSLESPILDYMHQINHVQMHPIPSITELVLIGYLNQLLAALIEEFPSETLIKPETQTKHYVQQAIKMIHNHYAHPIKVSEIADFLALSRSYLYKIFKQETGYSIKDYILQVKMNRSCQLLEDASRSITEIAYSVGYQDPLTFSAAFKNYFHMSPTEFRKTQKNKD; this is translated from the coding sequence ATGAATATTCTAAATATCTATAATGAATTGGATAGTCATAATTTTGACCTAAATGTAGACCATTACGGTGCCGAACAATGTGACAAGGGCTATTCCTTCGGTCCTACTATCCGTGATAATTTTGTCCTGCATTTTATTACAAAAGGAAGAGGGAAAATTCTTGTTGACGGAAAAACAAGTTATCTATCAGCAGGTGATTTGTTTATTCTTCCAAAGGATGTTTCCATTTTCTATCAAGCTGATGATATAGATCCTTGGACCTATATATGGGTTGGTTTTAGTGGTTCACGAGCAAAAGATCTACTTAATCAAAGTCAACTGCTAGAAAACTACTACCTCCACTCCAGTCTAGAGTCCCCAATTCTAGACTATATGCATCAGATTAACCATGTTCAGATGCATCCCATCCCCTCTATCACTGAACTAGTCTTAATTGGCTACCTCAATCAACTCTTGGCTGCGCTCATCGAGGAATTTCCAAGTGAAACATTAATTAAGCCCGAAACACAAACCAAGCATTATGTTCAGCAAGCCATCAAGATGATCCATAACCACTATGCTCATCCAATTAAAGTTTCTGAAATAGCAGATTTTCTAGCTCTAAGCCGAAGTTATCTCTATAAGATTTTTAAGCAGGAAACAGGCTATTCTATCAAAGATTATATTTTACAAGTAAAAATGAATCGTTCTTGTCAACTATTAGAAGATGCTTCTCGGAGTATCACTGAAATCGCCTATTCTGTCGGCTACCAAGATCCTCTCACCTTCAGCGCAGCCTTTAAAAATTATTTTCATATGAGCCCGACAGAATTTCGAAAAACGCAAAAAAATAAGGATTAG